TTGGACCTTCAGGAATTGGCATCCGGCCCTTATTTCCTGCGTTTACGGATCGGAGAATTGGTGAGCACGAAGAAATTCTCCATTCAGAAGTAATGTAAGTGTGGAAGCCTGCTAAAATTGGGCTTTTTTGAATTCCGGTTTTTGCGGAATCGACGATATTCAACTATCTTGGTGGCAGTAGAAAATCAATCAATAGGATGCATTTTAAAACAAGTTTCAACTCGAATTGGCTGGTCGCTCTGGCATTGGTCATGGCCTTGGGAGCCTGTAAAGGCAAGGTTGATGAAAAGACCGAGTTGATCGGAATCTGGCAATTGCATTCCATTAATGTCAACGGACAAGAAATCGGCGATGGCAAGGGCTACCTCGAATTCAAGACCGATGGTACAGTTTTCAACCGCACAGGTCCCGGGATTTACGACGACGGGAAATACGAAATCGATCCAACCAAGTCG
The nucleotide sequence above comes from Bacteroidota bacterium. Encoded proteins:
- a CDS encoding lipocalin family protein; amino-acid sequence: MHFKTSFNSNWLVALALVMALGACKGKVDEKTELIGIWQLHSINVNGQEIGDGKGYLEFKTDGTVFNRTGPGIYDDGKYEIDPTKSQIVMKQDTSSLLYTYKMGNDSLTMKSNDNGLALMLSGHKVAKLPITPETDVMPEGMR